One stretch of Armigeres subalbatus isolate Guangzhou_Male chromosome 2, GZ_Asu_2, whole genome shotgun sequence DNA includes these proteins:
- the LOC134218331 gene encoding odorant receptor Or2-like yields MSSEKILACPIISINARVWRFWSFILKHDYMRYISIIPVTAMTVLMFSDLYRAWGNIGEVIINGFFAVLYFNAVLRVLILVYYHVDYETFMEKIAIVYEEIDSSSDEHFKKTIQLFTKRARLMSISNLGLGAFISACYVVYPLFTRERRLPYGLHIPGVNKFESPLYEILFVLQALLTFPGCCMYIPYTSFFASTSIFGLVQIKSLQYRLENFKKDSCEKAENKQNYQLEAIINDHQRVITYVEELNDLVTNICLVELLSFGTMLCALLFLLVIIDNLPQIIIVVSYIFMIISQIFAFYWHANEVREESMAIGEAAYSCPWIYLDRNSKKQLQMVILRSQSSLKISVGNVYPMTLEMFQSLLNASYSYFTLLKRVYN; encoded by the exons ATGAGCTCGGAAAAGATACTCGCCTGTCCAATCATTTCGATCAATGCCCGAGTGTGGCGCTTTTGGTCCTTCATTCTGAAGCACGACTACATGCGATACATCAGCATAATCCCGGTTACTGCTATGACCGTGCTGATGTTCTCCGATTTGTATCGCGCTTGGGGCAACATTGGAGAGGTCATCATCAATGGGTTCTTCGCTGTGCTTTACTTCAACGCTGTG CTGCGAGTGTTAATTTTAGTTTATTATCACGTGGATTATGAAACATTTATGGAGAAAATCGCTATCGTTTATGAGGAAATCGAT TCCTCATCTGACGAACATTTCAAGAAAACTATTCAACTTTTCACCAAACGAGCACGATTGATGTCCATTTCGAATCTGGGTTTGGGAGCCTTTATCAGCGCTTGTTATGTGGTGTATCCGTTATTCACCAGGGAACGTCGACTTCCGTACGGATTGCACATTCCCGGCGTAAATAAATTCGAGTCTCCTTTGTATGAGATTCTTTTCGTGTTGCAAGCTCTGCTCACTTTTCCCGGCTGCTGCATGTACATTCCGTACACGAGTTTTTTCGCGTCGACTTCGATTTTCGGTTTGGTTCAGATAAAATCACTGCAATATAGGTTGGAGAACTTTAAGAAAGACAGCTGTGAGAAAGCAGAGAACAAACAGAACTACCAACTGGAAGCCATCATCAATGACCATCAGAGGGTGATTACCTACGTTGAAGAATTGAACGATTTGGTGACTAACATCTGTCTGGTAGAACTTTTATCATTCGGAACGATGTTATGCGCTTTGCTGTTTCTGCTGGTCATT ATCGATAATTTGCCACAAATTATCATTGTTGTGTCATACATTTTTATGATAATCTCGCAGATTTTCGCGTTCTACTGGCACGCCAATGAAGTTCGCGAAGAGAGCATGGCCATCGGCGAGGCGGCATACAGTTGCCCGTGGATCTATTTGGATCGGAATAGTAAAAAGCAATTGCAGATGGTGATTCTTCGTTCACAGTCTTCGCTAAAA ATATCCGTTGGTAATGTCTATCCTATGACGTTGGAAATGTTTCAGTCGTTGCTGAATGCATCCTATTCGTACTTCACCTTGCTGAAACGTGTGTATAATTAA